The Armatimonas rosea genome includes a window with the following:
- the rnc gene encoding ribonuclease III yields MPAFAKRWGFAPGSALLEQALTHRSAAPHPHSNERLEFLGDALLNVYVARLLMDALPDAAEGTLTLARASVVDRETQADAAQVLGVPELLRLDPGGQKMGLAQQTRLLSGAYEALVGALYQEAGEAVALAFVEATLAEPLQAVIQNPATKHPKSRLQEALQAQGRKKPEYRALDSGPQQEPVTVEVLCEGTLLGTGTGRALRAAERAAALDALAHLTDTPPGRML; encoded by the coding sequence GTGCCAGCGTTCGCGAAGCGCTGGGGGTTTGCGCCCGGGAGTGCTCTCCTGGAGCAGGCACTCACCCACCGCTCGGCGGCTCCTCACCCCCACTCCAACGAGCGCCTGGAGTTCCTGGGCGATGCGCTGCTCAATGTCTATGTGGCCCGACTGCTCATGGACGCCCTCCCCGACGCCGCCGAGGGGACGCTCACCCTGGCCCGCGCGAGTGTGGTGGACCGCGAGACCCAAGCCGATGCTGCCCAGGTGCTGGGAGTCCCCGAGCTGCTCCGGCTCGATCCGGGTGGGCAGAAGATGGGCCTTGCGCAGCAGACACGCCTGCTCTCGGGAGCCTACGAGGCGCTGGTCGGGGCGCTCTACCAGGAGGCGGGCGAGGCCGTGGCGCTCGCCTTTGTCGAGGCCACCCTCGCCGAGCCGCTCCAGGCCGTGATCCAGAACCCCGCTACCAAGCACCCCAAGAGCCGCCTGCAAGAGGCGCTCCAGGCCCAAGGCCGCAAGAAGCCCGAGTACCGTGCGCTAGACTCCGGGCCACAACAGGAGCCCGTGACAGTCGAGGTGCTCTGTGAGGGTACCCTGCTAGGCACAGGGACGGGCCGCGCTCTGCGTGCGGCAGAGCGAGCCGCTGCGCTGGATGCCCTTGCGCACTTGACAGACACGCCACCAGGACGTATGCTGTAG
- a CDS encoding pyridoxal phosphate-dependent aminotransferase, translated as MSRLSPRALNCAPSPTLAITAKANQLKADGHDVLGFGAGEPDFDTPQHIKDAAIDALAKGKTKYTPSAGIPELRKAICEKLKTDNGLDYAPGNVIVSCGGKHTLYNIFQAMVSEGDEVVIPAPYWVSYPEQVKLADGTPVILQTTDETNFAPTIDQLKAAITPKTKIVVLNSPSNPTGAMWPRATIEALAELAIQHDFYVISDEIYEKIVYDANEFISIAALGPEIKKRTFTVNGMSKAYSMTGWRLGYVAAEAEYVGAMNRLQDQSTSNPTSIAQWAGLAALTGDQSFLAEWCTEFDARRKLIVAGLNGIDGLSCLMPEGAFYVFPKVSALYGKTTPEGKTLQSGDDVADYLLATQKVAVVPGSGFGADDYVRLSYATSRATIEKGVARIAEAVAALK; from the coding sequence ATGAGTCGTCTTTCCCCCCGTGCGCTCAACTGCGCCCCCTCCCCCACGCTCGCCATCACCGCCAAGGCCAACCAGCTCAAGGCGGACGGTCACGATGTCCTCGGCTTCGGTGCCGGGGAGCCGGACTTCGATACCCCGCAGCACATCAAAGATGCGGCTATCGATGCGCTGGCTAAAGGCAAGACCAAGTACACGCCCTCGGCAGGCATCCCCGAGCTGCGAAAAGCCATCTGTGAAAAACTCAAGACCGACAACGGCCTCGACTACGCCCCCGGCAACGTCATTGTCTCCTGCGGCGGCAAGCACACACTCTACAACATCTTCCAGGCCATGGTCAGCGAGGGCGATGAGGTCGTGATTCCCGCGCCCTACTGGGTCAGCTACCCCGAGCAGGTCAAGCTCGCCGACGGCACCCCGGTCATTCTCCAGACCACCGACGAGACCAACTTCGCCCCGACAATCGACCAGCTCAAGGCCGCGATCACGCCCAAGACCAAGATTGTCGTGCTGAACTCCCCGAGCAACCCCACCGGCGCGATGTGGCCCCGCGCCACGATCGAGGCCCTGGCGGAGCTCGCCATCCAGCACGATTTCTACGTCATCTCCGACGAGATCTACGAAAAAATTGTCTACGATGCCAATGAGTTTATCTCGATTGCAGCACTCGGACCGGAGATCAAGAAACGCACCTTTACGGTCAATGGCATGTCCAAGGCCTACTCCATGACTGGCTGGCGCCTGGGCTATGTCGCGGCGGAGGCGGAGTATGTCGGGGCGATGAACCGGCTGCAAGACCAGAGCACGAGCAACCCGACCAGTATCGCGCAGTGGGCGGGTCTGGCCGCGCTCACGGGCGACCAGAGCTTCCTCGCCGAGTGGTGCACGGAGTTCGATGCCCGCCGCAAGCTAATTGTCGCCGGGCTCAATGGAATCGACGGCCTGAGCTGCCTGATGCCCGAGGGAGCGTTCTATGTCTTCCCCAAGGTCAGCGCACTCTACGGCAAGACCACGCCTGAGGGCAAGACCCTGCAGAGCGGCGATGACGTCGCCGACTACCTGCTCGCGACCCAGAAAGTCGCGGTGGTACCGGGCTCGGGCTTTGGTGCCGATGACTATGTGCGCCTGAGCTATGCCACCAGCCGCGCGACTATCGAGAAGGGTGTCGCACGGATCGCCGAGGCCGTGGCGGCACTGAAGTGA
- a CDS encoding MFS transporter: protein MSTPTPWSVLRTRAPFRRLWLGALVSSLGGTFTWIALTWFLVERTHSDAEAGAAIGLMLLCISLPAVLTGGLIGKLLDRVQPRPVLILDNLARAVLIALIPLFDLLGWLPLVSVYVISTLMGALEPATRVGTRLLTPHLIPDEELEVANGALALTEHLPVIVGPALAGFVIAQWGAPRALLLDAASFLVFVGAAATMPDILRTEAKPDSKRGFGPQVLLRFPLLLFVTLMSAAATFAYGPTEAALPLFVKNQLHQGASGLGWLWSAVGVGAAVGSLATGWLIRRVPAGLAMSLNCLIWGLCEVALAFSPTLWHALACFFLGGIVWGPYMAVEASFLQRNTPADQQGTVFGAHAALLAPMMPLGAAVGGALLRVTSAQNVILGAALACVLTGAVALCVPGLRRGKSGEGAGD, encoded by the coding sequence ATGAGCACTCCCACTCCCTGGTCGGTTCTTCGGACACGCGCGCCCTTTCGGCGGCTCTGGCTGGGGGCGCTGGTCTCGTCGCTGGGGGGCACGTTCACCTGGATCGCGCTTACCTGGTTTCTTGTCGAGCGCACCCACTCCGATGCGGAAGCGGGAGCCGCGATTGGGCTCATGCTCCTCTGTATCTCCCTGCCCGCAGTACTGACCGGCGGGCTGATCGGCAAGCTCCTGGACCGCGTGCAGCCCCGCCCTGTCCTTATCCTGGATAACCTGGCACGGGCCGTGCTGATCGCCCTGATTCCCCTCTTCGACCTCCTCGGCTGGCTTCCCCTCGTGTCCGTCTACGTGATCTCCACGCTGATGGGTGCCCTTGAGCCCGCCACGAGAGTGGGAACGCGCTTGCTCACACCACACCTGATCCCCGACGAGGAGCTGGAGGTCGCCAATGGTGCCCTTGCCCTCACGGAGCATCTCCCCGTGATTGTCGGACCTGCGCTAGCCGGTTTTGTCATTGCACAGTGGGGGGCACCACGCGCCCTCCTACTCGATGCGGCGAGTTTCCTGGTCTTTGTGGGAGCCGCCGCCACGATGCCCGATATCCTCCGCACCGAAGCCAAGCCCGACTCGAAAAGAGGCTTTGGGCCGCAGGTGCTCCTACGCTTCCCCCTGCTACTCTTTGTGACTCTCATGAGCGCGGCCGCGACCTTTGCCTACGGCCCCACGGAGGCGGCGCTTCCGCTCTTTGTGAAGAACCAGCTCCATCAGGGCGCGAGCGGGCTGGGCTGGCTCTGGTCCGCTGTCGGGGTTGGTGCAGCCGTGGGAAGCCTCGCCACGGGCTGGCTCATCCGTCGCGTCCCCGCAGGGCTCGCCATGTCCCTGAACTGTCTGATCTGGGGCCTCTGTGAGGTTGCGCTTGCCTTCTCCCCAACGCTCTGGCATGCGCTCGCCTGCTTCTTCCTCGGTGGCATTGTTTGGGGCCCCTACATGGCGGTAGAGGCCAGCTTCCTCCAGCGCAACACCCCCGCGGACCAGCAAGGGACGGTCTTTGGGGCGCACGCCGCGCTCTTAGCCCCGATGATGCCCCTCGGTGCGGCAGTGGGAGGGGCACTCCTTCGCGTCACCAGTGCCCAGAACGTGATCCTCGGAGCCGCCCTCGCCTGTGTCCTGACGGGCGCAGTCGCGCTATGCGTCCCGGGGCTCCGGCGCGGCAAGTCCGGGGAGGGAGCCGGGGATTAA
- the cysK gene encoding cysteine synthase A has product MKIYNNPTELIGNTPLVRLNRVTEGAGAEILAKLEYFNPGLSVKDRIGVNMIEAAEKAGRIAPGRNVIVEPTSGNTGIALAFVAAAKGYEIILVMPETMSIERRLLLKGYGATLELVPPSYGIGMTGAIKKANEIAAEDPEKYFIPQQFENPANPEIHRNTTAEEIWNDTDGTVDILVAGVGTGGTITGVAEVIKARKPSFTAIAVEPVASQVIAQTKAGDALAPAPHKIQGIGAGFVPKNLNTDAVDETFPVSNEDAVAMARRVMREEGLAVGISSGAAIYAAIEVAKRPENAGKRIVVIVPSNAERYLSTILFEDLRG; this is encoded by the coding sequence ATGAAAATCTACAACAACCCCACCGAGCTGATTGGCAATACCCCCCTCGTGCGTCTCAACCGAGTCACCGAGGGCGCGGGGGCCGAGATTCTCGCCAAGCTGGAGTACTTCAACCCGGGCCTCTCCGTGAAGGACCGCATCGGTGTCAACATGATCGAGGCCGCCGAGAAAGCGGGCCGGATCGCCCCGGGACGCAATGTCATTGTCGAGCCCACGAGCGGCAACACCGGGATCGCGCTGGCGTTTGTGGCCGCCGCCAAGGGCTACGAGATCATCCTGGTCATGCCGGAGACCATGTCGATCGAGCGCCGCTTGCTCCTCAAGGGCTACGGCGCGACCCTGGAGCTGGTTCCCCCGAGCTACGGGATCGGCATGACGGGCGCGATCAAGAAGGCCAATGAGATCGCGGCCGAGGATCCCGAGAAGTACTTTATCCCCCAGCAGTTTGAGAACCCGGCCAACCCGGAGATTCACCGCAACACCACGGCGGAGGAGATCTGGAACGACACCGACGGCACCGTGGACATTCTGGTCGCCGGGGTCGGCACCGGCGGAACCATCACAGGAGTCGCCGAGGTGATCAAGGCGCGCAAGCCTAGCTTTACGGCGATCGCGGTCGAGCCCGTCGCCTCTCAGGTGATCGCCCAGACCAAGGCGGGCGATGCCCTGGCCCCTGCGCCCCACAAGATCCAGGGAATCGGGGCGGGCTTTGTGCCCAAGAACCTCAACACCGATGCGGTCGATGAGACCTTCCCCGTGAGCAACGAGGACGCGGTCGCGATGGCCCGCCGCGTGATGCGCGAAGAAGGACTGGCCGTGGGGATTTCGTCGGGGGCCGCGATCTACGCCGCCATCGAGGTCGCCAAGCGCCCCGAGAACGCCGGCAAGCGGATCGTCGTGATCGTCCCCAGCAACGCCGAGCGCTACCTCTCCACGATTCTCTTTGAGGACCTGCGCGGGTAG
- a CDS encoding RrF2 family transcriptional regulator, with amino-acid sequence MTFTTKEDYGLRAVLDLAAQGGSAPVQAREIAARQQIPEPFLEQLLASLRRAEVVRSIRGAGGGYVLADTPERVTVGAILRALSGPLIPHELIQGTPEEPESLGAIPEVQVVRGVWHELRAALLSVVETVTVAELLERRIATREGFLAMHI; translated from the coding sequence ATGACATTCACGACAAAAGAAGACTATGGCCTCCGTGCGGTACTGGATCTTGCCGCGCAGGGGGGCAGTGCGCCCGTGCAGGCGCGTGAGATCGCGGCGCGACAGCAGATCCCCGAGCCCTTTCTCGAGCAGCTTCTGGCATCGCTCCGGCGAGCCGAGGTCGTGCGCTCGATCCGTGGAGCCGGCGGCGGCTATGTGCTGGCTGACACCCCCGAGCGGGTCACGGTGGGGGCGATCCTACGGGCGCTCTCGGGGCCGCTGATTCCCCATGAGCTGATCCAAGGCACCCCCGAGGAGCCCGAGTCTCTGGGCGCGATCCCTGAGGTGCAAGTTGTCCGCGGTGTCTGGCACGAGCTCCGTGCCGCCCTCCTCTCTGTCGTCGAGACCGTTACGGTCGCGGAGCTCCTAGAGCGCCGCATCGCCACCCGCGAGGGATTCCTCGCCATGCATATCTAA
- a CDS encoding GNAT family N-acetyltransferase: MLKIHCISDLAALESSWKALAAASPSATVFQTWEWSAAWWAHNKAGKRLFALLVEDEQVEVVGLAPFFSAAGTLRLVGTGGSDYLDLLALPGQEDAVVQAVGQWLAQNSLRWLWADCQQVPPGGIATTLPTAQVWQGETCPYLPLPESYDAFLKTLSKKHRQNIGYYERSMAKTHALELRLATAPTLTEDMEAFFSLHQLRWRGRWMPGAFASQAARAFHTEAATRLLESGNLRLHTLWLDGRAVAAIYCFHKGHTTYYYLGGFDPTLSKLSPGTVLTAKAIQYAIDHDGATTFDFLRGDEGYKYRWGAQDRYNQRVSLTTTGAGRPLGALLATSGRLALSLELRLKHAMHAKQGGVK, from the coding sequence GTGCTCAAGATTCACTGTATCTCCGACCTTGCGGCGCTGGAGAGCTCCTGGAAAGCGCTCGCGGCGGCATCCCCGAGCGCGACCGTCTTCCAGACCTGGGAGTGGAGTGCGGCGTGGTGGGCACACAACAAAGCCGGCAAGCGCCTCTTTGCCCTGCTGGTCGAGGACGAGCAGGTAGAGGTCGTCGGCCTCGCCCCCTTCTTCTCTGCTGCGGGGACGCTTCGGCTGGTCGGGACGGGGGGCTCGGACTACCTGGATCTGCTGGCACTCCCTGGGCAAGAAGACGCTGTTGTTCAGGCGGTAGGGCAGTGGCTCGCACAGAACTCGCTGCGCTGGCTCTGGGCCGACTGTCAGCAAGTGCCGCCCGGTGGGATAGCGACGACGCTACCCACTGCCCAGGTCTGGCAGGGGGAGACCTGCCCGTACCTGCCGCTGCCCGAGAGCTACGATGCGTTCCTGAAGACCCTGAGCAAGAAGCACCGCCAGAACATCGGCTACTACGAGCGCTCGATGGCAAAGACCCACGCGCTGGAGCTGCGCCTCGCCACGGCCCCAACCCTCACCGAGGACATGGAGGCGTTTTTCTCGCTACATCAGCTCCGCTGGCGGGGGCGCTGGATGCCCGGTGCGTTCGCTTCTCAGGCCGCCCGCGCCTTCCACACCGAGGCGGCCACGCGCCTGCTGGAGTCCGGGAACCTGCGCCTCCACACGCTCTGGCTCGATGGGCGGGCCGTGGCGGCGATCTACTGCTTTCACAAGGGACACACAACCTACTACTACTTGGGAGGCTTCGACCCAACCCTCTCCAAGCTCTCGCCGGGGACGGTACTCACGGCCAAGGCGATCCAATACGCGATCGATCACGATGGTGCTACTACCTTTGACTTTCTGCGCGGCGACGAGGGCTACAAGTACCGCTGGGGCGCACAAGATCGGTACAATCAGCGTGTCTCGTTGACCACCACGGGAGCGGGCCGGCCACTAGGGGCGCTCCTCGCAACGTCGGGGCGGCTTGCGCTGTCTCTAGAGCTACGGCTGAAGCACGCGATGCACGCAAAACAAGGGGGAGTGAAATGA
- a CDS encoding M48 family metallopeptidase: protein MRRFWCASLAVVALVSVGCKGGLPSKDKEIEMGQDVAREYEQKLPDGPIITRGPEVERVQRVAAKLLPLARKDWDVPYSVKVVQSDQINAFAIPGGPIYFYTGLIKLAESDDELASVLGHEITHITKRHSVKQLKKNRDLMVGLATLDVLLKGGNSIKSAAEVYANFKSMAFSRSDENQADEFGFKYLVSMGYKPEAMAGFFTKMGAKTGGGGGKLAEFFSTHPMTSERVKAATERAEKFRKGTYKAP from the coding sequence ATGAGACGGTTCTGGTGCGCCTCGCTGGCGGTAGTTGCCCTGGTCAGTGTCGGTTGCAAGGGGGGCTTGCCCTCCAAAGATAAAGAGATAGAGATGGGGCAAGATGTCGCACGTGAGTACGAGCAAAAGCTCCCGGATGGTCCCATCATCACGCGCGGCCCCGAGGTAGAGCGCGTCCAGCGCGTCGCCGCCAAGCTGCTCCCGCTGGCACGCAAAGACTGGGACGTCCCCTACAGCGTGAAGGTGGTCCAGTCGGACCAGATCAATGCCTTTGCGATCCCCGGAGGACCGATCTACTTCTACACGGGCCTGATCAAGCTGGCCGAGTCCGATGACGAGCTCGCGTCGGTGCTGGGCCACGAGATCACCCACATCACCAAGCGCCACTCGGTAAAGCAGCTCAAGAAGAACCGGGATCTCATGGTGGGTCTGGCTACTCTGGATGTCCTCCTCAAGGGGGGGAACTCTATCAAGAGCGCCGCAGAGGTCTATGCCAACTTCAAGTCGATGGCCTTCTCCCGGAGTGATGAAAACCAGGCCGATGAGTTTGGCTTTAAGTACCTGGTCTCCATGGGCTATAAACCCGAGGCGATGGCGGGCTTCTTCACCAAGATGGGCGCAAAGACAGGAGGCGGGGGCGGCAAACTCGCGGAGTTCTTCTCGACCCACCCCATGACAAGTGAGCGAGTGAAGGCCGCCACCGAGCGAGCGGAGAAGTTTCGGAAGGGAACCTACAAAGCCCCGTGA
- a CDS encoding glycosyltransferase, translating into MRVVAIVPAYNEGRRIVPVLDVLAAAPSVDGIIAVDDGSIDDTFQVASQHAAAQGKLRVVQQAKNQGKGAAMQRGADEAEDADILLFLDADLIGLTVAHVESLLAPVKSGEKVMALGVFRGGNFWTTLAQILAPNISGQRAIRREVFLSVPCLADARYGVELAITSFVMGEGLPMTDVVLKDVSHPTKERKLGLWRGAVARGRMYQQMLPFLLRRYHPTKRKR; encoded by the coding sequence GTGAGGGTTGTCGCGATTGTTCCCGCCTACAACGAAGGTCGCCGTATCGTGCCCGTTCTCGACGTGCTCGCGGCAGCGCCCTCGGTGGATGGCATCATTGCGGTCGATGATGGCTCTATCGACGATACCTTCCAGGTCGCTAGCCAGCATGCGGCCGCACAAGGAAAGCTAAGAGTCGTCCAGCAGGCCAAGAACCAGGGCAAGGGCGCGGCGATGCAGCGGGGTGCCGACGAGGCCGAGGACGCTGATATCCTGCTCTTTTTGGATGCGGACTTGATTGGGCTTACCGTCGCGCATGTCGAAAGCCTGCTCGCTCCGGTGAAGAGTGGGGAGAAAGTGATGGCGCTCGGGGTCTTTCGCGGTGGAAACTTCTGGACCACCCTCGCCCAGATCCTCGCCCCCAATATCTCCGGCCAGCGTGCGATCCGCCGGGAAGTGTTTCTGAGTGTCCCCTGCCTCGCCGATGCCCGCTATGGGGTCGAGCTGGCGATTACGAGCTTTGTGATGGGGGAGGGCCTCCCCATGACCGATGTGGTGCTAAAGGATGTCTCCCATCCCACCAAAGAGCGCAAGCTCGGCCTCTGGCGCGGCGCAGTCGCCCGGGGCAGGATGTACCAGCAGATGCTGCCGTTTCTCTTGCGCCGCTACCATCCGACAAAACGAAAACGCTGA
- a CDS encoding zinc ribbon domain-containing protein, with protein MSKSLRENLLSLLALQAIDSLIEKAKATLAATDNGAAALGLYNTKKKEAEALRALATKAQSEQKDAELKLETIETKRKHEEKRLYGGSVTGSRDLENLQKELDMLGRQKDSAEEVVLLAMDAAAEAVALAEEAEREQLQQASRFKKVRAHFEARQKELMAELASLQAPREAAAKEVTDASLLARYDALRGKKQGVGCAPVGEDDSCGACHTRVNSQSGEAARRGEVLVFCEHCARILTPLR; from the coding sequence ATGAGCAAGTCTCTTCGTGAGAACCTTCTGAGCCTCCTGGCCCTCCAGGCCATCGACTCCCTGATCGAGAAGGCCAAGGCGACCCTGGCCGCCACCGACAATGGCGCGGCGGCGCTCGGGCTCTACAACACCAAGAAGAAAGAGGCCGAGGCACTCCGCGCACTCGCCACCAAGGCGCAGTCGGAGCAAAAAGACGCCGAGCTGAAGCTGGAGACGATCGAGACCAAGCGCAAGCACGAGGAGAAGCGGCTCTACGGTGGCAGTGTGACCGGCTCCCGTGACCTGGAGAACCTCCAGAAAGAGCTGGACATGCTCGGGCGGCAGAAAGACAGCGCGGAGGAGGTTGTGCTCCTGGCAATGGACGCCGCCGCCGAGGCCGTCGCCCTCGCGGAAGAGGCCGAGCGGGAGCAGCTCCAGCAGGCAAGCCGCTTTAAGAAAGTGCGTGCCCACTTTGAGGCGCGGCAAAAAGAGCTCATGGCGGAGCTCGCCAGCCTGCAGGCTCCACGTGAGGCGGCAGCCAAGGAGGTGACCGACGCCAGCCTGCTCGCCCGCTACGATGCGCTCCGCGGGAAGAAACAAGGGGTCGGCTGCGCACCGGTCGGCGAGGACGACTCTTGTGGGGCCTGCCACACGCGGGTCAACTCCCAGTCCGGCGAGGCGGCGCGCCGCGGGGAGGTGCTGGTTTTCTGTGAGCACTGCGCCCGCATTCTGACCCCGCTCCGCTAG
- a CDS encoding matrixin family metalloprotease encodes MKTKRSLRPLCLVFGLVSALSGCAGAGAGPASTLGATPAPAPAVPGRYEPNYRATLGAGRQWSLTNLTYAIAPAEGKDMPALFQQALETWAPYTKNIVTLAPATASEAVLTVEVVPTGSLGGDTVGTTTVTYRLSDTRIIRAHIKVDASLGNDLMPQVLAHELGHALGLDGHSPEPKDLMFARAHLPLALTERDRNTLFTVYADALAAQGRAAKKDADSELVTVSVCALPKGG; translated from the coding sequence GTGAAAACAAAACGCTCACTTCGTCCTTTGTGTCTCGTTTTTGGCCTCGTCAGCGCTCTTTCGGGATGTGCCGGGGCCGGGGCTGGCCCTGCGTCGACGCTGGGAGCGACCCCGGCCCCGGCACCTGCCGTACCTGGCCGCTACGAGCCTAACTACCGGGCGACGCTGGGGGCGGGGCGCCAGTGGAGCCTCACCAACCTGACCTACGCCATCGCACCCGCTGAGGGGAAGGACATGCCGGCGCTCTTTCAGCAGGCACTGGAGACCTGGGCCCCCTACACCAAGAATATCGTCACGCTCGCACCCGCCACCGCCTCCGAGGCGGTTCTCACGGTTGAGGTGGTTCCTACAGGCTCCCTGGGCGGGGATACCGTCGGCACGACCACTGTCACCTACCGGCTCAGCGACACGCGCATTATTCGGGCCCACATCAAGGTGGATGCGAGCCTCGGAAACGACCTGATGCCCCAAGTCCTCGCCCATGAGCTGGGGCACGCTCTGGGGCTCGATGGACATAGCCCCGAGCCAAAAGACCTGATGTTTGCCCGCGCCCACCTTCCGCTTGCACTGACGGAGCGTGATCGCAATACGCTCTTCACGGTCTACGCCGATGCGCTTGCGGCGCAGGGGCGGGCGGCAAAAAAAGACGCTGACAGTGAGCTGGTCACTGTCAGCGTCTGTGCGCTTCCGAAGGGCGGCTAG
- a CDS encoding FecR family protein, producing the protein MTRPVIVSLLALSALAASASAQGTTVGTLSIVRQVEVTRTRATPEIRANVSREIASQGESVFAEQLIHTLKRSMAEVALKNGTVLRLKDRSEVIVRADSFFVTEGTAWVRTGKNSVRVDTPSGTITATNATFEVIVKPGGVRVYCYDGSLKLSRESRTVPVKAGELSGLNVSGNVVAVETVEEIPGDQRTSDLGGPRDAWWVTVERERGLLTLPGSSAGMAIRSSALTEAIQASLNLPPRPGEIINNPADKARLLSIAQASVVPAIERTLASDTSLTLSGYRQKFGAEDLTSQYTLSGSDLSFLRTNGIASVGNLFDALNASGASFGLDLRSRPTSRSVYRPSAWQGASNVRTPFFDGAKRSNSLFFLGVAAAALLDGKSKTTDILGDAEAFGFTSDPQGIGGRGRLFGSLGKTHFQFEGNVLRLLSGSNPTSYDALSVASLDRDMGNGLTAFVGRRRFYSGPALLALNRSQLLGERYSAFGGTLNRNGVRAEAAWLYDSNPDVRGAQTGFLASAVRQVGGGTVGGQFLRVGSLSSGTGYSVSGSLPLAKGMDQIDGYAELGVAPDKAGIATVGLYFPWLYQANDLDIYLEYSSHQDLGSSTTLTASRELSGGGSLRAFVGNGRRTFLQTGNFYGGVGLSYPLTKR; encoded by the coding sequence TTGACGCGTCCTGTGATTGTCTCGTTGCTAGCCCTCTCTGCTCTGGCGGCCTCTGCCTCGGCGCAGGGAACGACCGTGGGGACGCTCTCGATTGTGCGTCAGGTGGAGGTTACCCGCACCCGCGCCACCCCGGAGATTCGGGCCAATGTCTCGCGTGAGATCGCCTCCCAGGGAGAGAGTGTCTTTGCCGAGCAGCTGATCCACACGCTCAAGCGCTCGATGGCGGAGGTGGCCCTGAAGAATGGGACAGTGCTTCGCCTGAAAGACCGCTCCGAGGTGATTGTCCGCGCCGACTCGTTCTTTGTCACCGAGGGCACCGCGTGGGTGCGCACCGGCAAGAACTCCGTACGGGTGGACACGCCCTCCGGGACGATCACCGCGACCAATGCGACGTTTGAAGTCATTGTCAAGCCCGGCGGCGTGCGGGTGTACTGCTACGACGGTAGCCTAAAGCTGAGCCGGGAGTCCCGCACCGTGCCTGTGAAGGCCGGTGAGCTCTCGGGGCTGAATGTGAGCGGCAATGTTGTCGCGGTGGAGACGGTCGAGGAGATTCCGGGCGACCAGCGCACCAGCGACCTCGGTGGCCCACGCGATGCGTGGTGGGTGACCGTCGAGCGGGAGCGGGGACTGCTTACCTTGCCTGGCAGTAGCGCTGGTATGGCCATCCGCTCCTCCGCCCTCACCGAGGCGATCCAGGCCTCGCTCAACCTTCCCCCTCGTCCCGGCGAGATCATCAACAACCCCGCCGACAAGGCCCGCCTGCTCTCCATCGCGCAGGCCTCGGTCGTCCCCGCCATCGAGCGCACGCTTGCCTCGGATACGTCGCTGACCCTGAGCGGCTACCGCCAGAAGTTTGGTGCCGAGGATCTCACGTCGCAGTACACGCTCTCCGGCAGCGACCTGAGCTTCCTGCGCACCAATGGGATCGCCAGTGTGGGGAACCTCTTCGATGCCCTCAATGCCTCCGGGGCGAGCTTTGGGCTAGACCTGCGCTCCCGCCCCACCTCACGCTCGGTCTACCGGCCGTCGGCGTGGCAGGGTGCCAGCAATGTACGGACGCCCTTCTTCGATGGTGCCAAGCGCTCCAACAGCCTGTTTTTCCTCGGGGTCGCGGCGGCAGCGCTCCTCGATGGCAAGTCCAAGACCACCGATATCCTCGGCGATGCGGAGGCCTTTGGCTTTACATCGGACCCGCAGGGCATTGGCGGACGTGGGCGGCTCTTTGGGAGCCTGGGCAAGACCCACTTCCAGTTTGAGGGCAACGTCCTCCGTCTTCTCTCCGGCTCCAACCCGACCAGCTACGATGCCCTCTCGGTGGCCTCGCTAGACCGCGACATGGGCAATGGCCTTACCGCGTTTGTGGGCCGCCGGCGCTTCTACAGTGGGCCTGCGCTGCTCGCCCTCAACCGCTCCCAGCTCCTCGGGGAGCGCTACAGTGCGTTTGGCGGGACCCTCAACCGCAACGGAGTCCGTGCGGAGGCAGCCTGGCTCTACGACTCCAACCCCGATGTCCGTGGCGCTCAGACCGGTTTTCTCGCCTCGGCGGTCCGGCAGGTGGGTGGCGGAACGGTCGGGGGACAGTTCCTGCGTGTGGGCAGCCTGAGCTCGGGGACGGGCTATAGTGTCAGTGGCTCCCTCCCGCTCGCCAAGGGCATGGACCAGATCGACGGCTACGCCGAGCTGGGAGTTGCTCCGGACAAGGCGGGAATTGCGACCGTGGGCCTCTACTTCCCGTGGCTCTACCAGGCCAACGACCTCGACATCTACCTGGAGTACTCCAGCCACCAGGACCTCGGCTCCAGCACCACGCTGACCGCCAGCCGTGAGCTCAGCGGTGGTGGCAGCCTGCGGGCCTTTGTGGGCAACGGACGCCGGACGTTCCTTCAGACAGGCAACTTCTATGGCGGCGTGGGCCTGAGCTACCCCCTCACCAAGCGCTAG